The following proteins are encoded in a genomic region of Burkholderia diffusa:
- a CDS encoding ATP-binding protein, whose amino-acid sequence MIQIGNLSVDFEQRDIRHHGASLRIGARALDILEVLHRANGSLVSKDDIMDAVWPGLIVEENRLQVHVATLRKALGPNRDLIKTVPGRGYLLIAHPPVAHTVAPPAADAAHDADAASHPVPLVGRQTEIGQIVDMLERAPVVTLVGAGGIGKTSLAGRVAHEWRARSGDRVVFVELACAATRDDVLRAIATELGLDVDGVPTVEQIGDALAATRGLLVLDNAEHVIDLVADLVETLTSHSATPRVLVTSREPLHISVETVFRVSPLAVPDRSASVDEIVRHSAVELFLARIRAATPDCAVDAAGLRLIGDICRRLDGLPLAIELAAARVATLGLEVVAARLDDRLNLLTGGLRSALPRHQTLRATFDWSYVLLDAAARSLFRRMACFIGPFTFDAARDVAMAPGMPAAEMVALLGELVAKSLVAVEFNGAQARYRLTESTRAYALEKLRNEGEFDAVAERHARYEREQAEARMLAQAERTHAAGLRPGTGTVPLREFAAAGPQAAEIDGLAHALLEPARMRECSIPARRTLDALDAGAPGAVDAAREMRLRAAYAAALLHTDGDTHTAAAMWDRTLGLAGRLGDEAFDARALVGLWNAMLTRSDIHESLRYATRFERAAQRRGDRSQRLLANAMVATSLHYFGEHAQARERLEAATAELADAGEPPCAEAALGVDVATLGRTMLTRLVWMQGDPEYAMRLAAQAVDCARRGGSGLALCVVLGAAAVPIALRYGDHDVIADYLATLRATADANGFDIWRNHAECLAGQFDMQAGHPGAGLARLEPALRRIEASGFRRLLAPLVVAYAEGLTRTGRAADACTRLDATLARCRAHGEHLFVPELLRARGLATLEQARAADPDRAAACEADGQHYLLTAIHAANAQGAAMSALRSTLDLADHLIERGRTAQASSLVADLSAQVDPQSRAFDVRRLARLQNFVRLEISASTGLARARYEAAVAMQSAA is encoded by the coding sequence ATGATCCAGATCGGGAATTTGTCGGTGGATTTCGAGCAGCGCGACATTCGCCATCACGGCGCATCGTTGCGAATCGGCGCACGCGCGCTCGACATACTGGAAGTACTGCATCGCGCGAACGGATCCCTCGTGTCGAAGGACGACATCATGGACGCGGTGTGGCCGGGCCTGATCGTCGAGGAGAACCGGCTGCAGGTGCACGTCGCGACGTTGCGCAAGGCGCTCGGCCCGAATCGCGACCTGATCAAGACGGTGCCCGGCCGCGGCTACCTGCTGATCGCGCATCCGCCGGTCGCGCACACGGTGGCGCCGCCAGCGGCCGACGCGGCGCACGACGCGGATGCGGCGTCTCATCCGGTGCCGCTCGTCGGGCGCCAAACCGAGATCGGCCAGATCGTCGACATGCTCGAACGGGCGCCCGTCGTCACGCTCGTCGGTGCGGGCGGCATCGGCAAGACGAGCCTCGCGGGGCGCGTCGCGCATGAATGGCGCGCGCGCTCGGGCGATCGCGTAGTGTTCGTCGAACTGGCGTGTGCGGCGACGCGCGACGACGTGCTGCGCGCGATTGCAACCGAACTCGGGCTCGACGTGGACGGCGTGCCGACCGTCGAGCAGATCGGCGATGCACTGGCCGCGACGCGCGGTCTGCTCGTGCTCGACAACGCGGAGCATGTTATCGACCTCGTGGCCGACCTCGTCGAAACGCTGACGTCGCACAGCGCGACGCCGCGCGTGCTCGTGACGAGTCGCGAGCCGCTTCATATTTCGGTCGAGACCGTGTTTCGCGTGAGTCCGCTGGCGGTGCCGGACCGGAGCGCATCCGTCGACGAGATCGTGCGCCATTCCGCCGTCGAGCTTTTTCTGGCCCGGATTCGCGCCGCCACGCCCGACTGTGCGGTCGATGCGGCTGGCCTCAGGTTGATCGGCGATATCTGCCGGCGCCTCGACGGGTTGCCGCTCGCCATCGAGCTCGCGGCGGCGCGCGTCGCGACGCTCGGGCTGGAGGTTGTCGCAGCGCGTCTCGACGACCGGCTGAACCTGCTGACGGGCGGGCTGCGCTCGGCGCTGCCGCGCCACCAGACGTTGCGGGCCACGTTCGACTGGAGCTACGTATTGCTGGATGCGGCCGCCCGGTCGCTGTTTCGCCGCATGGCCTGTTTCATTGGTCCGTTTACGTTCGATGCCGCGCGTGACGTCGCGATGGCCCCGGGCATGCCGGCCGCCGAGATGGTCGCGCTGCTCGGCGAACTGGTCGCGAAGTCGCTGGTCGCCGTCGAATTCAACGGCGCGCAGGCGCGTTACAGACTGACCGAATCGACCCGCGCGTACGCGCTGGAGAAACTGCGCAACGAAGGCGAATTCGATGCGGTCGCCGAACGTCATGCGCGCTACGAACGCGAGCAGGCGGAAGCGCGAATGCTCGCCCAGGCCGAGCGCACGCACGCCGCGGGCCTGCGCCCCGGCACGGGCACTGTGCCACTTCGCGAATTCGCGGCGGCCGGGCCGCAGGCTGCGGAAATCGACGGGCTGGCGCATGCATTGCTCGAGCCGGCGCGCATGCGCGAATGCTCGATACCTGCGAGACGCACGCTCGACGCACTCGACGCCGGTGCGCCGGGGGCCGTCGACGCGGCGCGAGAAATGCGCCTGCGCGCGGCCTATGCGGCCGCGCTGCTGCATACCGACGGCGATACGCACACGGCCGCCGCGATGTGGGACAGGACGCTCGGCCTCGCGGGCCGGCTCGGTGACGAGGCGTTCGACGCGCGCGCGCTGGTCGGGCTGTGGAACGCCATGCTGACGCGCTCCGACATTCATGAATCGCTGCGCTATGCGACGCGCTTCGAACGGGCCGCGCAGCGGCGGGGCGACCGGTCGCAACGGTTGCTGGCGAACGCGATGGTCGCGACCTCGCTGCATTACTTCGGCGAGCATGCGCAGGCGCGCGAGCGGCTCGAGGCGGCGACGGCCGAGCTTGCCGACGCCGGCGAACCGCCGTGCGCCGAAGCGGCGCTGGGCGTCGACGTCGCGACGCTCGGCCGGACGATGCTGACACGGCTCGTCTGGATGCAGGGCGATCCGGAATACGCGATGCGGCTGGCGGCGCAGGCGGTCGACTGCGCGCGCCGCGGCGGCTCGGGGCTGGCGCTTTGCGTCGTGCTGGGCGCCGCTGCCGTGCCGATCGCGTTGCGCTACGGCGATCACGACGTGATCGCCGACTATCTCGCGACGCTGCGCGCGACCGCCGATGCGAACGGGTTCGACATCTGGCGCAACCATGCCGAATGTCTCGCCGGACAATTCGACATGCAGGCGGGTCATCCGGGCGCGGGGCTCGCGCGGCTCGAACCCGCGCTGCGGCGCATCGAAGCGAGCGGATTTCGGCGCCTGCTCGCGCCGCTCGTCGTCGCCTATGCGGAAGGGCTGACGCGCACCGGCCGCGCGGCCGACGCATGCACGAGGCTCGACGCGACGCTCGCGCGCTGCCGCGCGCACGGCGAGCATCTGTTCGTGCCGGAACTGCTCCGCGCGCGCGGGCTGGCGACGCTCGAACAGGCCCGTGCCGCCGATCCGGATCGCGCGGCCGCATGCGAAGCGGACGGGCAGCATTACCTGTTGACGGCGATCCATGCGGCGAACGCGCAAGGCGCGGCGATGTCGGCGCTGCGCAGCACGCTGGACCTCGCCGATCACCTGATCGAGCGCGGGCGCACCGCACAGGCATCGTCGCTGGTGGCCGACCTGTCGGCGCAGGTCGACCCGCAGTCGCGCGCGTTCGACGTTCGGCGCCTGGCGCGTCTGCAGAACTTCGTTCGCCTGGAGATCAGCGCGTCGACGGGCCTGGCGCGCGCGCGATATGAGGCGGCGGTTGCGATGCAGTCGGCGGCGTGA
- a CDS encoding amidohydrolase, which produces MLETTAFAEAADLIVHNGKIATQDERQSFVTALAVKDGRILATGSGQDVMRHARDGTLRIDLNGRTVIPGLNDSHLHAIRGGLNFNLELRWDGVPTLADALGMLRRQVLRTPAPHWVRVVGGWTEFQFAEKRGPTVAELNAIAPDTPVFIMHLGDSALLNAAALRAIGYGRDTSDPPGGEIQRDRLNRPTGMLIARPDMSVLHAALERAPKLGLDDQMNSMRHFMRELNRLGVTSAIDAGGDFQAYPDDYGAVLALAQRGEMTVRIAYSLFVQHAGRELDDYARWVTLAKPGDGDAFLRMNGAGELLVYSAADFGNFLEPRPDLPAALESELAEVVRLLVRHRWPFRLHATYDESIGRFLNVLEAVNREIPFDGLRWFFDHCETISDANIARIAALGGGVTVQHRMAFQGEYFIARYGAQAATRTPPIRAMLEAGLPVGAGTDATRIASYNPFVSLYWMVSGRTVGGTALYPERNRLSRMEALRRYTVGSAWFSNEDDRKGALVPGQYADFAVLTDDYFTIDEPRIKSLSSVLTVVDGKVVHADDEFEALAPPPLPVSPAWSPVVEFGEFARRRWTASMPMRAAADGNPDARVARGHAGRFMQRLQAAATEVVEQCEGFVRHGGAF; this is translated from the coding sequence GTGCTCGAGACGACTGCATTCGCCGAAGCGGCGGACCTCATCGTACACAACGGCAAGATCGCGACGCAGGACGAGCGGCAGTCGTTCGTGACCGCGCTCGCGGTGAAGGACGGCCGGATCCTCGCGACCGGCAGCGGGCAGGACGTGATGCGCCATGCGCGCGACGGCACGCTGCGCATCGACCTGAACGGGCGCACCGTGATCCCGGGGCTGAACGATTCGCACCTGCACGCGATACGCGGCGGCCTGAACTTCAACCTGGAGCTGCGCTGGGACGGCGTGCCGACGCTGGCCGACGCGCTCGGCATGCTGCGTCGCCAGGTGCTGCGCACGCCGGCGCCGCACTGGGTGCGCGTGGTCGGCGGCTGGACCGAATTCCAGTTCGCGGAAAAGCGCGGGCCGACGGTGGCCGAACTCAACGCGATCGCGCCCGATACGCCCGTCTTCATCATGCACTTGGGCGACAGCGCGCTCCTGAACGCGGCCGCGCTGCGCGCGATCGGCTACGGCCGCGACACGTCCGATCCGCCTGGCGGCGAGATCCAGCGCGATCGCCTCAACCGGCCGACCGGCATGCTGATCGCGCGTCCGGACATGTCCGTCCTGCATGCGGCGCTCGAGCGGGCGCCGAAGCTCGGCCTTGACGACCAGATGAATTCGATGCGGCATTTCATGCGCGAGCTGAATCGCCTGGGCGTGACGAGCGCGATCGACGCGGGCGGCGATTTCCAGGCCTATCCGGACGACTATGGCGCCGTCCTCGCGCTTGCGCAACGTGGCGAAATGACGGTGCGCATCGCCTACAGCCTGTTCGTGCAGCATGCGGGACGGGAGCTCGACGACTACGCGCGGTGGGTGACGCTGGCGAAGCCCGGCGACGGCGACGCGTTCCTGCGGATGAACGGCGCGGGCGAGCTGCTCGTGTATTCGGCCGCCGATTTCGGCAATTTTCTGGAGCCGCGCCCCGATCTGCCTGCCGCGCTCGAGAGCGAACTGGCCGAGGTGGTCCGGCTGCTGGTTCGGCACCGCTGGCCGTTCCGGCTGCATGCGACCTACGATGAATCGATCGGCCGCTTCCTGAACGTGCTCGAAGCCGTCAACCGCGAGATACCGTTCGACGGGCTGCGCTGGTTCTTCGACCACTGCGAGACGATTTCGGACGCGAACATCGCGCGCATCGCCGCGCTCGGCGGCGGCGTGACGGTCCAGCACCGGATGGCGTTCCAAGGCGAGTACTTCATCGCGCGCTACGGCGCGCAAGCCGCCACGCGCACGCCGCCGATCCGCGCGATGCTGGAGGCCGGGCTGCCGGTCGGCGCCGGCACCGACGCGACGCGCATTGCGAGCTACAACCCGTTCGTGTCGCTGTACTGGATGGTGTCCGGGCGAACGGTCGGCGGCACGGCGCTCTATCCCGAACGCAACCGGCTCAGCCGCATGGAGGCGCTGCGCCGCTACACGGTCGGCAGCGCGTGGTTCTCGAACGAAGACGATCGCAAGGGCGCGCTGGTGCCTGGCCAGTATGCGGATTTCGCGGTGCTGACGGACGACTATTTCACGATCGATGAGCCGCGGATCAAGTCGCTGTCGTCGGTGCTGACGGTTGTCGACGGCAAGGTCGTGCATGCCGACGACGAGTTCGAAGCGCTGGCGCCACCGCCGCTGCCGGTCAGTCCCGCGTGGTCGCCGGTCGTCGAGTTCGGCGAATTCGCGCGCCGTCGTTGGACGGCCTCGATGCCGATGCGTGCGGCGGCTGACGGCAACCCGGATGCGCGCGTCGCGCGTGGGCATGCGGGCCGTTTCATGCAGCGCCTGCAGGCCGCCGCGACGGAGGTCGTCGAGCAGTGCGAAGGATTTGTCCGCCACGGTGGCGCCTTTTAG
- a CDS encoding phosphohydrolase, with protein sequence MSSAHTSAPADDEVAGVRIPRTPMAIEAAEAARASLPRVIADHACRVFVLASLAARRAGDTLDADALYVAAMYANMGLSPAYCRSTERYEIDSADAAQAFLLRHQTSQHLRDDVWCAIALHTTPGVAARVSPLARALASAVSTDLMATGCDAYSADERRALLAAYPRGEGFADAFLDALARGVAHRPASTFGTWSADVLERADPDFHRPNFCGRVLGARWPDA encoded by the coding sequence ATGAGTTCTGCGCACACGTCTGCGCCGGCCGACGACGAAGTCGCCGGCGTCCGCATTCCACGGACGCCGATGGCGATCGAAGCCGCCGAAGCGGCCCGCGCGTCGCTGCCGCGCGTGATCGCCGATCACGCATGCCGGGTGTTCGTTCTCGCGTCGCTTGCCGCGCGCCGCGCCGGCGACACGCTCGATGCCGATGCGCTGTACGTGGCCGCGATGTACGCGAACATGGGGCTGAGCCCGGCCTACTGCCGCTCGACCGAACGCTACGAGATCGACAGCGCCGATGCCGCGCAGGCGTTCCTGCTGCGGCATCAGACGTCGCAGCACCTGCGCGACGACGTGTGGTGCGCGATCGCGCTGCATACGACGCCCGGGGTGGCCGCGCGCGTGTCGCCGCTCGCGCGTGCGCTGGCGTCTGCCGTGTCGACCGACCTGATGGCGACCGGCTGCGACGCGTATTCGGCGGACGAGCGCCGCGCACTGCTCGCGGCCTACCCGCGCGGCGAAGGGTTCGCGGATGCGTTCCTCGACGCGCTCGCGCGCGGCGTCGCACACCGGCCGGCGTCGACGTTCGGCACGTGGAGCGCGGACGTGCTCGAGCGCGCCGATCCGGATTTCCACCGGCCGAATTTCTGTGGACGTGTGCTTGGTGCGCGCTGGCCGGATGCCTGA
- a CDS encoding alkene reductase, whose product MSSLLSNYDLRGLPLPNRIVMGPMTRSRAPSRGQPTGLMAEYYAQRASAGLIVTEATNVSPASAAFELTPGLVTDEQAAGWKQVTDAVHANGGRIFAQLWHGGRVSSLTLLGGEAPLSPSGVNDDLEQLQVWAQLQNGYYTKIHATPSRAMTTDEVAATVEEFRQAARRAKAAGFDGVEIHAANGYLPHQFLSSTLNRRDDRYGGSLANRARFLEEIVDAVGGELPLDRVGVRISPYAKYNNVRDADPDATYAYVGRMLDEAGVAYVHAADTNGWSGEPDLPRIVANTRDAYRGTLIVNGGIAPDAASALIDAGDADLVAFARAYIANPDLVERIAANAPLAAPKTVGWYGGDRAGYVDYARHDGAALNT is encoded by the coding sequence ATGTCTTCCCTGCTCAGCAACTACGATCTGCGCGGCCTGCCGCTTCCCAACCGTATCGTGATGGGGCCGATGACGCGTTCTCGCGCGCCGTCGCGCGGCCAGCCGACCGGGCTCATGGCCGAGTACTACGCGCAGCGCGCGTCCGCCGGCCTGATCGTCACCGAAGCGACCAACGTCAGCCCGGCCTCCGCGGCGTTCGAACTGACGCCCGGGCTCGTCACCGACGAACAGGCAGCCGGCTGGAAGCAGGTCACCGACGCGGTCCATGCAAACGGCGGTCGCATCTTCGCGCAGCTGTGGCACGGCGGCCGGGTCAGCTCGCTGACGCTGCTCGGCGGCGAAGCGCCGCTGTCACCGTCCGGCGTCAACGATGATCTCGAACAGCTGCAGGTGTGGGCGCAGTTGCAGAACGGCTACTACACGAAGATTCATGCGACGCCGTCGCGCGCGATGACGACCGACGAGGTCGCCGCGACGGTCGAGGAATTCCGCCAGGCGGCACGTCGCGCGAAGGCGGCCGGCTTCGACGGCGTCGAGATTCACGCAGCCAACGGCTACCTGCCGCACCAGTTCCTGTCGTCGACGCTGAACCGCCGCGACGACCGCTACGGCGGCTCGCTCGCGAACCGCGCGCGCTTCCTCGAGGAAATCGTCGACGCGGTCGGCGGCGAGCTGCCGCTCGATCGTGTGGGCGTGCGCATCTCGCCGTACGCGAAGTACAACAACGTGCGCGACGCGGATCCGGATGCGACCTACGCGTACGTCGGGCGCATGCTCGACGAAGCCGGCGTCGCCTACGTGCACGCGGCGGACACCAACGGCTGGAGCGGCGAGCCCGACCTGCCGCGCATCGTCGCCAACACGCGCGACGCGTATCGCGGCACGTTGATCGTCAACGGCGGCATCGCGCCGGACGCGGCGAGTGCACTGATCGACGCGGGCGATGCCGATCTCGTCGCGTTCGCGCGCGCATACATCGCGAACCCCGATCTCGTCGAGCGCATCGCGGCGAATGCGCCGCTCGCCGCGCCGAAGACGGTCGGCTGGTACGGCGGCGACCGCGCGGGATACGTCGATTACGCGCGTCACGATGGGGCGGCCCTGAACACCTGA
- a CDS encoding MFS transporter, whose product MSAESTPLAPHGHAAKLTQGLILLFAFSCGAIVANLYYAQPITELIAPSLHMSGETASLIVSLTQIGYAFGLFFIVPLGDLLENRKLMITTAVVSIASLAAAAMVQTPGPFLAISLLIGFSSVAVQILVPLAAHLAPDHSRGRVVGTIMSGLLLGILLARPLSSVVADAFGWRFVFAAAAVLMTLVTVVLALTIPSRQPDHRATYFELIGSLLHLVRTMPVLRHRAFYQGLMFASFSLFWTAVPVELTRHYGLSQSAIGLFALVGAIGATSAPVAGRLADAGHTVRATLIALVAGALSYAVALVHGAGLYGLVVTGIVLDFAVQMNMVLGQREIYALHAASRNRLNALYMTSIFVGGAVGSALASPLYEHGGWPLVAAVAGVFPIVALAHYLVIGRPHAQRHAQS is encoded by the coding sequence ATGTCAGCAGAATCCACCCCGCTCGCGCCCCACGGGCACGCAGCCAAGCTCACGCAGGGCCTCATCCTGCTGTTCGCGTTCAGTTGCGGCGCGATCGTCGCGAACCTGTACTACGCGCAACCGATCACCGAACTCATCGCGCCCAGCCTGCACATGTCCGGCGAAACCGCGAGCCTCATCGTATCGCTGACGCAGATCGGCTACGCATTCGGCCTGTTCTTCATCGTGCCGCTCGGCGACCTGCTCGAGAACCGCAAGCTGATGATCACGACCGCCGTCGTGTCGATCGCGAGCCTGGCGGCCGCGGCGATGGTGCAGACGCCCGGGCCGTTCCTCGCGATCTCGCTGCTGATCGGCTTCAGCTCGGTCGCCGTACAGATCCTCGTGCCGCTCGCCGCGCATCTGGCACCCGATCATTCGCGCGGCCGCGTGGTCGGCACGATCATGAGCGGGCTGCTGCTCGGCATCCTGCTCGCGCGTCCGCTGTCGAGCGTGGTGGCCGATGCGTTCGGCTGGCGCTTCGTGTTCGCGGCCGCCGCCGTGCTGATGACGCTCGTGACGGTCGTGCTCGCGCTGACGATCCCGTCACGCCAGCCCGATCACCGCGCGACGTATTTCGAACTGATCGGCTCGCTGCTGCATCTCGTGCGCACGATGCCGGTGCTGCGCCACCGCGCGTTCTACCAGGGCCTGATGTTCGCGTCGTTCAGCCTGTTCTGGACCGCCGTGCCGGTCGAGCTCACGCGTCACTACGGCCTGTCGCAATCGGCCATCGGACTGTTCGCGCTGGTCGGCGCAATCGGCGCGACGTCGGCGCCCGTCGCCGGCCGCCTCGCGGACGCCGGCCATACGGTGCGGGCCACGCTGATCGCACTGGTCGCCGGCGCGCTGTCGTATGCGGTCGCGCTGGTCCACGGCGCCGGGCTGTATGGCCTCGTCGTCACCGGCATCGTGCTCGACTTCGCGGTGCAGATGAACATGGTGCTCGGCCAACGCGAGATCTATGCGCTGCATGCCGCGAGCCGCAACCGCCTGAATGCGCTGTACATGACGAGCATCTTCGTCGGCGGCGCCGTCGGCTCCGCGCTTGCTAGCCCGCTGTACGAGCATGGCGGCTGGCCGCTCGTCGCCGCCGTCGCCGGCGTGTTCCCGATCGTCGCGCTCGCCCACTACCTCGTGATCGGGCGGCCGCACGCGCAACGCCACGCACAGTCCTGA
- a CDS encoding LysR family transcriptional regulator: MDTLLSMRVFTRIVETGSFTRASDTTGLTTPRVSALLSTLERHLGCRLLNRTTRRISLTEDGQAYYERCVGVLREIDDMEAAVSQARNVPRGRLKVNLPPAMAKQIMVPALPQFLAANPGISVELGVTDRQIDLVGEGVDCVVRVGALDDSGMVAKRIGSLTTCTCAAPAYLERCGAPETVDDLTQHVAVSHISADTGRPRPWDYVVDGESRIVQMCGTVAVNDADTYIECGVAGIGLIKTSLYLVEPYLKSGRLREVLTDFNAPPRPISILYPPNRHTPVKLKLFVDWLAGLFAQIPTLQGKRG, encoded by the coding sequence ATGGATACCTTGCTTTCGATGCGCGTGTTCACGCGCATCGTCGAGACGGGCAGCTTCACGCGCGCGTCGGACACGACCGGACTCACGACGCCGCGCGTATCCGCGCTGCTGAGCACGCTCGAACGGCATCTCGGTTGCCGGCTGCTGAACCGCACGACGCGCCGCATCTCGCTGACCGAGGACGGGCAGGCCTATTACGAACGCTGCGTCGGCGTGCTGCGCGAGATCGACGACATGGAAGCGGCCGTCTCGCAGGCGCGCAACGTGCCGCGCGGCCGGCTGAAGGTGAACCTGCCGCCGGCCATGGCCAAGCAGATCATGGTGCCCGCGCTGCCGCAGTTTCTCGCCGCCAATCCGGGCATCTCCGTCGAACTCGGCGTGACCGACCGGCAGATCGATCTCGTCGGCGAAGGCGTCGATTGCGTCGTGCGCGTCGGCGCGCTCGACGACTCGGGGATGGTCGCGAAACGGATCGGCAGCCTCACGACCTGCACATGCGCGGCCCCCGCGTATCTCGAGCGGTGCGGCGCCCCCGAAACGGTGGACGACCTGACGCAGCACGTCGCGGTCAGCCACATCTCGGCCGACACGGGCCGGCCGCGACCGTGGGACTACGTCGTCGACGGCGAATCGCGCATCGTGCAGATGTGCGGCACGGTCGCGGTAAACGACGCCGACACCTACATCGAATGCGGTGTCGCGGGAATCGGCCTGATCAAGACGTCGCTGTACCTGGTCGAGCCGTACCTGAAGTCGGGGCGCCTGCGCGAGGTGCTCACCGATTTCAACGCGCCGCCGCGGCCGATCTCGATCCTGTATCCGCCCAATCGGCACACGCCCGTGAAGCTCAAGCTCTTCGTCGACTGGCTCGCGGGCCTGTTCGCACAGATTCCGACGCTGCAGGGCAAGCGCGGCTGA
- a CDS encoding xanthine dehydrogenase family protein molybdopterin-binding subunit, translated as MNAPDDIDEGRRHFMVSGALFVAFTFAPAARALAEVVIADEGAAVHVGKATETLAGSLKTNPLLDAWIKIAPDGKVTVFTGKVELGTGVRTALLQVAAEELNMKPSLITFLTADTGASPDEGLTAGSHTMADSGSALLNAAAQVRGLLVDGAAKQFGVDPRTLTVADAVIKAPDGRTMRYADAVRTVDLHRNATPSSPLKPPATFAVIGTSLPRVDIPNKVTGGLSYVQDMTLPGMLHARVVMPPVYDAKLLSFDEAAILKMPGVVRIVRNGSMLAVVAQGEWQAVVAQRALAAGCRWSDGRPLPDRAKVHEDLKRIATQRIEIANTHASTAPATKTLSATFLKNYLLHGSIGPSCSVAHLENGALTVWTHSQGVYPLRDALAEMLSMPKASVRCIHTEGSGCYGHNGADDAAAHAALIAAAMPGKPIRVQWMREQEHTWDHFTPAMVTELSASLDAGGHIVDWKYALWSSSHNERIVNAGRLLPARMLEPPFVPAPSTPMLQPEGGGDRNAIPLYALPNMHIVNNFSPTMPLQTSAMRSLGAHTNVWAIESFMDELAHAAGIDPVEFRLRHMQDHRARQVIQLAATKFGWPRPPRARNRGVGFAFGKYKNLMAYVAIAVDITVVPETGHVTLNHAEVAVDAGQIVSPDGIRNQIEGGIVQAASWTLYEALQYDTRRIRSFDWSSYPILRFSAAPQSLKVHLINRPGAPFLGAAEASMGPTAGALANAIFDATGQRMREMPFAGDSLRKRIDA; from the coding sequence ATGAACGCCCCCGACGACATCGACGAAGGCCGCCGGCACTTCATGGTTTCCGGCGCGCTCTTCGTCGCGTTCACCTTCGCGCCCGCCGCGCGTGCGCTCGCCGAGGTCGTGATCGCGGACGAAGGCGCCGCCGTCCACGTCGGCAAGGCCACGGAAACGCTGGCCGGCAGCCTGAAGACGAACCCGCTGCTGGACGCGTGGATCAAGATCGCGCCCGACGGCAAGGTCACCGTGTTTACCGGCAAGGTCGAGCTCGGCACCGGCGTGCGCACCGCGTTGCTGCAGGTGGCCGCCGAGGAGCTGAACATGAAGCCCTCGCTGATCACGTTCCTGACCGCCGACACCGGCGCTTCGCCCGACGAGGGCCTGACGGCCGGCAGTCACACGATGGCGGACAGCGGCTCCGCGCTGCTGAACGCCGCCGCGCAGGTGCGCGGCCTGCTGGTCGACGGCGCGGCGAAGCAGTTCGGCGTCGATCCGCGCACGCTGACCGTCGCCGACGCCGTCATCAAGGCGCCGGACGGCCGCACGATGCGCTATGCCGACGCGGTGCGCACCGTCGACCTGCACCGCAACGCCACGCCGAGCTCGCCGCTGAAGCCGCCGGCCACGTTCGCCGTGATCGGCACGTCGCTGCCGCGCGTGGACATTCCGAACAAGGTCACGGGCGGCCTCAGCTACGTGCAGGACATGACGCTGCCGGGCATGCTGCACGCGCGGGTCGTGATGCCGCCGGTGTACGACGCGAAGCTGCTGTCGTTCGACGAAGCCGCGATCCTGAAGATGCCGGGCGTCGTGCGGATCGTGCGCAACGGCAGCATGCTCGCCGTCGTCGCGCAGGGAGAATGGCAGGCGGTGGTCGCACAGCGCGCGCTGGCCGCCGGCTGCCGCTGGTCCGACGGACGGCCGCTGCCCGATCGCGCAAAGGTCCACGAGGATCTGAAGCGGATCGCGACCCAACGCATCGAGATCGCCAACACGCATGCGTCGACCGCGCCCGCGACGAAGACGCTCTCCGCCACGTTCCTGAAGAACTACCTGCTGCACGGCTCGATCGGGCCATCGTGTTCGGTCGCCCATCTCGAGAACGGCGCGCTGACGGTGTGGACCCACTCGCAGGGCGTTTATCCGCTGCGCGACGCGCTCGCCGAGATGCTGTCGATGCCGAAGGCGAGCGTGCGCTGCATCCACACCGAGGGCTCCGGCTGCTACGGGCACAACGGCGCGGACGACGCGGCCGCGCATGCGGCGCTGATCGCGGCCGCGATGCCCGGCAAGCCGATCCGCGTGCAATGGATGCGCGAGCAGGAGCACACGTGGGACCACTTTACGCCGGCGATGGTCACCGAGCTCAGCGCGTCGCTCGACGCGGGCGGCCACATCGTCGACTGGAAATACGCGCTGTGGAGCAGTTCGCACAACGAGCGAATCGTCAACGCCGGCCGGCTTCTGCCCGCGCGCATGCTCGAGCCGCCGTTCGTGCCCGCGCCGTCGACGCCGATGCTGCAGCCCGAGGGCGGCGGCGATCGCAACGCGATCCCGTTGTACGCGCTGCCGAACATGCACATCGTCAATAACTTCTCGCCGACGATGCCGCTGCAGACTTCCGCGATGCGCTCGCTCGGCGCGCACACCAACGTCTGGGCCATCGAAAGCTTCATGGACGAGCTCGCGCACGCCGCCGGCATCGACCCGGTCGAATTCCGCCTGCGCCACATGCAGGATCATCGCGCACGCCAGGTGATCCAGCTCGCCGCGACCAAATTCGGCTGGCCGCGGCCGCCGCGTGCGCGCAATCGCGGCGTCGGCTTCGCGTTCGGCAAATACAAGAACCTGATGGCCTACGTCGCGATCGCGGTCGACATCACGGTCGTGCCGGAGACGGGCCACGTGACGCTCAACCACGCGGAAGTCGCCGTTGACGCCGGCCAGATCGTGTCGCCCGACGGCATCCGCAACCAGATCGAGGGCGGCATCGTGCAGGCCGCCAGCTGGACGCTGTACGAGGCGCTGCAATACGATACACGGCGCATTCGCAGTTTCGACTGGAGCAGCTATCCGATCCTGCGTTTCTCGGCCGCGCCGCAAAGCCTGAAGGTGCATCTGATCAATCGCCCCGGCGCGCCGTTCCTCGGCGCGGCCGAAGCGTCAATGGGTCCGACCGCCGGCGCGCTGGCCAACGCGATCTTCGACGCGACCGGCCAGCGCATGCGCGAAATGCCGTTCGCCGGCGATTCGCTCAGGAAACGCATCGACGCATAG